In Pseudomonadales bacterium, the genomic stretch TTCCTGGTGCGGCTGTGGGGGTCGGTGCGCGAGCGCATCGCTCTCGCCAGTGCGCCCGCGCTGGTGCACGCGGATCTGCCGCTCACGATGCGCACGCTGCGTGATCTGGTCAGGCCGGGTCTGGAGAAGATCCGCATCGACTCGACGGAGCATTTCGGGAAGCTGCGCGAATTCGCCGGCGAGTTCGTGCCCGAGGCGGTCGACCGTCTGGAGCTCTACCAGGGCGATCGACCGCTGTTCGATCTCTACAGCGTCGAGGACGAGATCGAGAAGGCGCTGGGGCGACGGGTGCAACTGAAGTCGGGGGGCTATCTGATCTTCGACCAGACCGAGGCGATGAGCACGGTCGACGTCAACACCGGCGCATTCGTCGGTAGCCGCAACCTGGAAGAAACGATCTTCAAGACGAATCTGGAGGCAGCCGGTGCGCTGGCGCGGCAACTGCGCGTGCGCAATCTCGGCGGCATCATCATCATCGATTTCATCGACATGCAGGATCCGGAGCACCGTCGCCAGGTGCTGCGCAATCTCGAGCGTGCGCTGGAGCGCGATCCCGCGCGCGCGACGATCAGCACGGTCTCGGAGCTGGGACTGGTGCAGATGACTCGCAAGCGTACGCGCGAAAGCCTCGAACGTACGCTCTGCGAGACCTGCTCGACCTGCCAGGGGCGTGGCACCGTGAAGTCGGCCGAGACGGTCTGCTACGAAATCTTCCGCGAAATCCTCCGCGAGGCACGCAGCTACGAGAACGACACCCTGCTGGTCCTGGCGGCGCAGTCGGTAGTCGACCGCTTGCTCGACGAGGAGTCCGGGAACGTCGCGGATCTGGAGGAGTTCACCGGCAAGACGATACGCTTCCAGGTCGAGACGATGTACACGCAGGAGCAGTATGACGTCGTGTTGTTGTAGCCGGCGGTGGCGCTCTGGCGGAGCGCGCTGGTGAAACGCCCGCTGCTGTTGTTCCTGCGCGGTGTGTGGTACCTCGGCGCCACCGTGCTGGTGCTGTGCGCCACGGCAGTCACGCTGGGTCAGTACTACTTCCCGTATCTCGGTGAACACCAGGACGAACTGCTTGCCGTGGTCGTCGGAAAGCTGCCGTTCGGGGTCGAGATCGATGGCCTGGCAGCGCAGTGGACCGGGCTCGCGCCGACGCTGTACGCGCGCAGCCTGCGCCTGTACGCGCCCGAAGACCCGCAACTGACCATCCTGTCCGCCGGGCGCACGGAACTGCGTATCGATCTGTTGCGTTCGCTGCTCAGTCTGGGCCCGCGGCTGCGACGGATTGCCGCCGACGACGTCCAGCTTGCGTTCGTCGAGGATGCCGACGGGCGCTGGCGCATTGCAGGCGCCGCCGGGGCAGGCAGGGTGTCCAACCCGGACGCGATCATCGATGCATTTCTCGCGATCGAGGAGATTGCGCTGCAGCGCACGCGGCTGGTGTTGCGGCCACGAGACGGCGCCGGAATCGAGACCGAGGGCGCTGAACTGGCGCTGGAAAACTACCGGCGTTTTCGCCGCCTGCACCTGCTCACGCGAGATGCCCGCGACGGGGGGGCGATCGAGCTGCTGCTCGAGTCGCACGGCGATCCGCGTGAGCGGCAGGATTTCTCGGCCACGGCATACCTGCGCCTCGATCAGGCTCGACTGGCGCGGCTGCAGCCGCTGCTGCCGCCGACGCTCGAGGTGCCGGCGGCCACACTTTCAGGCGAACTGTGGGCGCGCTGGTCGCAAGACGGCGTGCTCGGCGTGAACGCCGTCCTGCAGGCGCCGGAGCTCGATCTCACGCCGCTGCACGCCCTGCGCGCGTTGCCTGAGCCGTTGCGCGAACTGGATCTGCGCTTCGGCGCGGAATGGCGCGCTGGCAGTGCGACCGTGTGGCTCGAGCAACTGCGCGGTACGTGGTTCGGGCAGTCGCTCGAGCTGGAACGCCTGCGGCTCGATACCGGCAAGGATGGGTCGCAGCGGCGCGTGCGCGCGGGCGTCGAGTATCTGGATATCGGTTCGCTGGTCGCCATGCTGCAGGGTTCGCAACTGCTGGACGCGCGCTGGCAGGAGGTGTTGACGGACCTCGCGCCGTACGGCGGGGTGGCGAATGCGCAGCTCGATCTGGTGCTGCCGGTGGATGGGCCGGCGGATTTCCGTTTCCGCGCCGCGATGAACGACGTGTCGGTGTCGCCGTGGCACAACGCCCCCGGCGTGCGTAACCTGCGCGGCTATCTGGAGATCACACGCGCAGGCGGACTGGCCGAAGTCGA encodes the following:
- the rng gene encoding ribonuclease G, yielding MSDEILINSTPVQTRVAVVESGILAEIYVERRSHKGLVGNIYLGRVMRVLPGMQAAFVDIGLERASFLHVSDLVTLGADGLEVRSDETRDIRDIVCEGQTVVAQVVKDPLGSKGARVTTHLSVSSRHLVFMPYTRHVGISQRIEDDVERERLRTLVEEAAAELGVSGGFIVRTAAEGVGAEGVVADMRFLVRLWGSVRERIALASAPALVHADLPLTMRTLRDLVRPGLEKIRIDSTEHFGKLREFAGEFVPEAVDRLELYQGDRPLFDLYSVEDEIEKALGRRVQLKSGGYLIFDQTEAMSTVDVNTGAFVGSRNLEETIFKTNLEAAGALARQLRVRNLGGIIIIDFIDMQDPEHRRQVLRNLERALERDPARATISTVSELGLVQMTRKRTRESLERTLCETCSTCQGRGTVKSAETVCYEIFREILREARSYENDTLLVLAAQSVVDRLLDEESGNVADLEEFTGKTIRFQVETMYTQEQYDVVLL